CCAAGTGTCAGGCTTTATAATGTCAATTTTATTATTTCAAACAAAGGAATCTAAATGATAAAAACAAATCCTCTTTTGCTTCCTACGCTAATGCTTGGTGTATTTGCGCTTTTGAGTATGGAGCTTGGAATGATGGGTGTGCTGCCTATCGTGGCGGAAGTCTATAATGTGAGTGTCGCAGACGCGGGGTGGGTTGTGAGTATTTTTGCACTCATTGTTGCGCTTGTCGCGCCGATTTTACCCCCGCTTTTGACGAAGTATGACGCAAAGCAAGTCCTTCTTACTTGTCTACTTGTCTTTAGCGTTAGCTCGTTTTTGGCAGCCTTTTGCACAAATTTTATTGTGTTGCTTATCTTGCGTGCAATTCCAGCGTTTTTTCACCCTATCTTTTGCGCCTTTGCCTTTAGTATGGCAGCGGATTCTGTCCCACACAACGAGTCCCCAAAGGCAATCGCAAAGATTTTTATCGCTGTCTCTGCGGGTATGACGCTTGGGGTGCCGCTTACTAGCTTTATCGCAAGCAATACAAGCCTTGAAGTGTCTTTTATCTTTTTTGGTGCGCTTAATGCCCTAAGTCTCCTTGCCACACTTGCATTTATTCCAAGTCAAAAGCAAGAGCAAAAAGCCGCGCAAAAAGAGCAATTTAAGGTATTAGCAAAGCCCATAGTGTGGGTTTCTGTCATTGTTGTAATGCTCCTAAATGGAGCAATGTTTGGCTTTTATAGCTATATGAGTGAGTTTTTGCTCAATTTCACACAGGTTTCTTTTAACCTCATCAGCGCACTTTTGCTTATCTATGGGCTAAGCAATGTCATCGGCAATTTCATCGCGGGCA
This portion of the Helicobacter ganmani genome encodes:
- a CDS encoding MFS transporter, with product MIKTNPLLLPTLMLGVFALLSMELGMMGVLPIVAEVYNVSVADAGWVVSIFALIVALVAPILPPLLTKYDAKQVLLTCLLVFSVSSFLAAFCTNFIVLLILRAIPAFFHPIFCAFAFSMAADSVPHNESPKAIAKIFIAVSAGMTLGVPLTSFIASNTSLEVSFIFFGALNALSLLATLAFIPSQKQEQKAAQKEQFKVLAKPIVWVSVIVVMLLNGAMFGFYSYMSEFLLNFTQVSFNLISALLLIYGLSNVIGNFIAGKSLVSAPNATLRIVPLSLIALYVALFFGGGNAWGASVILIILGIFAGVGNNMAQFVVTSPIPEAKELANGLFISAANIGITLGTSLCGLFISLNGSRFVVLAAVCLVVLSIIFLMLRGQILKDK